One genomic window of Leptospira paudalimensis includes the following:
- a CDS encoding cob(I)yrinic acid a,c-diamide adenosyltransferase → MKIYTKFGDGGQTYLASGKKVSKTDRRVDLYGTCDELNSTIGLALSLGKKETLPTSFLEHLQNIQSFLFEIGSELAGYVPKEAMDGTVVNANDVSILEQEIDRLMETLPEIKFFILPGGSPFSSALHMARTICRRLERDLLVYIEAGGEIHNDLRIYINRLSDYLFVAARFVNFSLGQEETIWKSRTKTN, encoded by the coding sequence TTGAAAATCTACACCAAATTTGGCGACGGCGGGCAAACGTATTTAGCGTCTGGGAAAAAAGTTTCGAAAACTGACAGACGAGTTGATTTGTATGGAACCTGTGATGAATTGAATAGCACCATTGGTCTTGCACTTTCACTTGGTAAAAAAGAAACTCTCCCTACTTCTTTTTTGGAACATTTACAAAACATCCAAAGTTTTCTTTTTGAAATTGGTTCAGAGCTCGCAGGTTATGTGCCAAAGGAAGCAATGGATGGAACTGTTGTGAATGCAAATGATGTGAGTATTTTGGAACAGGAGATTGACCGTTTGATGGAAACCCTTCCCGAAATTAAATTTTTCATTTTGCCAGGAGGAAGTCCTTTTTCCAGCGCTTTACATATGGCTCGAACGATATGCCGTAGGTTAGAAAGGGATTTACTTGTTTATATAGAGGCTGGTGGTGAGATTCATAACGATCTTAGAATTTACATCAATCGTTTATCTGATTATTTATTTGTTGCTGCAAGGTTTGTCAATTTTTCATTGGGGCAAGAGGAAACCATTTGGAAAAGTCGTACCAAAACAAACTAG
- the ptsP gene encoding phosphoenolpyruvate--protein phosphotransferase: MEEKTTFKGISAYPGTVYGKAFRWKQSKRKREDRTDLSPDEIKEEVELLKKGLQKTEDDLADLVQKSKQNVELSEILESQIVFLNDPLFRARVFERIAQNNESAGLALETAVSSLYDEFQSIPDEFFRERADHILDIGKRIESNLYPEKGAEPTKIPDDVILIAKEITPSEMIQLGKCRLRGIATDFGGKTGHTAIIARNYGIPTIVGLKNITSHVEDDDYILLDATRGILNRSPAIDEIKLAGIKSEIKKTIPIREISDGPKELKTKDGKKFTLRANIDSEEEVDTAFLQGADGIGLVRTEILFIRYIEFKPTEEEQFAVYKRILLKMVGRPVTFRVWDIGADKMENGYEEENPFLGNRGIRYLLRHPHFFKEQLRALLRASEFGTMRIMLPMITTRSEILQTKVLINECLEELKNLGLVITKKIPLGIMVETPACALNLPFLGNHVDFYSIGTNDLLQYLLAVERNNHLVGDLYNPWQVVFLLLLKNIVDVANSQKKPISICGEIGSDPMFTAVLIGLGIRDLSSALPLMKEVAEKVTEISTWKAKLLAEQVISLAGEEKFEEIETLVLETKG, translated from the coding sequence ATGGAAGAAAAAACCACATTTAAAGGCATCTCTGCCTACCCTGGCACGGTCTACGGAAAGGCATTTCGTTGGAAACAATCCAAACGGAAACGGGAAGATCGTACCGACTTAAGCCCTGATGAAATCAAAGAAGAAGTTGAACTTTTAAAAAAAGGACTCCAAAAGACGGAAGATGACCTTGCCGACCTAGTTCAAAAATCAAAACAGAATGTCGAACTTTCAGAAATTTTAGAATCCCAAATTGTCTTTTTAAACGACCCACTCTTTCGGGCTCGTGTATTTGAACGAATTGCACAAAACAATGAGTCGGCGGGACTTGCACTGGAAACGGCAGTGAGTTCTTTGTACGATGAATTCCAATCCATACCTGACGAATTTTTCAGGGAAAGAGCTGACCACATACTCGACATCGGCAAACGAATAGAATCCAATTTGTACCCTGAAAAAGGTGCAGAACCAACTAAAATTCCCGATGATGTCATCCTCATCGCAAAAGAAATCACGCCATCCGAAATGATCCAATTAGGTAAATGCAGGTTACGTGGGATTGCCACTGACTTCGGAGGGAAAACAGGACATACAGCCATCATTGCCAGAAATTATGGAATTCCTACCATTGTTGGTCTTAAGAATATCACCTCACACGTAGAAGATGATGATTATATTTTACTCGATGCAACGAGAGGAATCCTCAATCGTTCCCCAGCCATCGACGAAATCAAACTTGCAGGGATCAAAAGCGAAATTAAAAAAACAATTCCCATACGAGAGATCAGTGACGGTCCAAAAGAACTCAAAACAAAAGATGGGAAAAAATTCACCTTACGTGCAAATATTGATTCGGAAGAAGAAGTAGATACTGCTTTTCTCCAAGGTGCCGACGGGATCGGTCTTGTTCGGACAGAAATTTTATTCATCCGTTACATCGAATTCAAACCCACAGAAGAAGAACAATTTGCCGTTTACAAACGAATATTACTGAAGATGGTGGGCCGCCCAGTGACCTTTCGTGTTTGGGATATCGGAGCTGATAAAATGGAAAATGGATATGAAGAAGAAAATCCATTTCTAGGAAATAGAGGGATTCGTTACCTCTTAAGGCACCCACATTTTTTTAAAGAACAACTTCGTGCCCTCCTTCGTGCAAGTGAATTTGGAACGATGAGGATCATGTTACCAATGATCACAACTCGTTCTGAGATTTTACAAACAAAAGTATTAATCAATGAATGTCTGGAAGAATTAAAAAATTTAGGACTTGTGATCACCAAAAAAATCCCACTGGGTATAATGGTCGAAACTCCTGCATGTGCATTAAATTTACCTTTTTTAGGAAACCATGTAGATTTTTATAGCATTGGCACTAATGATTTATTACAATACTTACTAGCAGTGGAACGTAACAACCATTTGGTGGGAGACTTATATAATCCGTGGCAGGTTGTGTTTTTACTTTTACTCAAAAACATTGTTGATGTTGCCAACTCTCAAAAAAAACCAATTAGCATTTGCGGGGAAATCGGAAGTGATCCCATGTTTACTGCTGTTCTCATTGGTTTAGGGATACGTGATTTAAGTTCGGCTCTCCCTCTCATGAAGGAAGTTGCTGAGAAAGTCACAGAAATTTCCACATGGAAAGCAAAATTACTCGCAGAACAGGTCATCTCACTAGCAGGTGAAGAAAAGTTTGAAGAAATTGAAACTTTAGTGTTAGAAACCAAAGGATAA
- the mce gene encoding mammalian cell entry protein Mce, whose protein sequence is MPTIGRALIVGLLFIFSLVAVGYFTIVTEGGPFQKSGYQLPVYFPDAEGIKIGNKVTIHGVPFGYVSKIRLVQIDEMGTLLPEGETGIGTKVELTLLLKGKVQLFSNYEITIKNESLLSGRVVALDPGSKFPVDPKTKEYMMAEEPISKIEISPKSGKLLPIQGKVTQDPLVSLSELIAENRSDIRKTVQNIANITGKINEGQGTLGKLINESDVHKSVNTTLGDAQVVLKELREGLEDTREQAPVTSFIRSALSAF, encoded by the coding sequence ATGCCTACCATAGGTCGTGCTCTCATTGTTGGTCTTTTATTCATCTTTTCACTCGTAGCCGTTGGTTATTTTACGATTGTCACAGAAGGTGGGCCGTTCCAAAAGTCGGGTTACCAACTCCCTGTGTATTTCCCAGACGCCGAAGGGATTAAAATTGGAAACAAGGTCACCATCCATGGAGTTCCTTTTGGGTATGTATCCAAAATCCGTTTGGTACAAATTGATGAAATGGGAACTTTATTACCAGAAGGGGAAACTGGGATAGGAACGAAGGTAGAACTCACCTTACTCCTCAAAGGTAAGGTCCAACTTTTTTCCAATTACGAAATCACGATCAAAAACGAAAGTTTGCTCTCAGGTCGTGTGGTTGCCCTTGACCCAGGATCCAAATTCCCTGTGGATCCCAAAACAAAAGAATACATGATGGCAGAAGAACCAATTAGTAAAATTGAAATTTCTCCTAAATCGGGGAAACTCCTTCCCATCCAAGGGAAGGTCACCCAAGACCCACTTGTGTCCCTCTCAGAACTCATCGCAGAAAACAGATCTGATATCCGTAAAACAGTGCAAAATATCGCAAATATCACAGGGAAAATCAATGAAGGCCAAGGAACTTTGGGAAAACTCATCAATGAAAGTGATGTTCACAAATCTGTAAACACAACCTTGGGAGATGCCCAAGTGGTTCTCAAGGAACTGAGAGAAGGTTTGGAAGATACTAGGGAACAAGCTCCCGTCACAAGTTTCATTCGCTCTGCCCTGAGTGCTTTTTAA
- a CDS encoding peptide MFS transporter: MEKSYQNKLEEHPKGITSLFLTEMWERLSYYGMRALLVLYLVNALGFSDKDAGVIYAYYTSFVYLTPVIGGYITDRYLSYRFAIYLGSILMLLGHLSLAMSGLTYFYLGLCLLALGNGFFKPNISTIFGRLYIEKPNLRDSGFTIFYMGINVGGLLGPIISGSLGEKVDWHLGFLSAGIGMAIGILVFYFGSKSLPNSIWEKTKKTSQTLTDESSTSLNVSENEVMSKIALIGLLSFFSIFFWMAFEQMGSSLNLFALRHTDRSVFGFEIPASILQSLNPLMILVFGPLVSLLWSSLSKTNRNPNPILKFVISLFFLGVGFLVMVFAANKAETGVSVSLFFLVFVYFWNTLSELCLSPVGLSFVSKMAPTKFASFLMGTWFLSTAFGHYAAGILSGYQREWGSMAHFYGLFVIVSWFASLILFGIYLWKKKSILPLLESEKTRKLDSSSPIRVSIET; encoded by the coding sequence TTGGAAAAGTCGTACCAAAACAAACTAGAAGAACATCCTAAAGGGATCACCAGCTTATTTCTCACAGAAATGTGGGAAAGACTTAGTTATTATGGGATGCGAGCATTACTTGTTTTGTATTTAGTGAATGCTTTAGGTTTTTCTGATAAAGATGCCGGTGTGATTTATGCGTATTATACTAGTTTTGTTTATCTAACTCCTGTTATCGGAGGGTATATCACAGATCGTTATTTGAGTTACCGATTTGCCATTTATTTAGGAAGTATTTTGATGTTACTCGGCCATCTTTCCTTGGCTATGTCTGGATTAACTTATTTTTATTTAGGGTTATGTTTACTCGCATTAGGGAATGGATTTTTTAAACCGAATATTTCGACAATATTTGGAAGGTTATATATAGAAAAACCCAATTTAAGAGACAGTGGGTTTACCATCTTTTATATGGGAATCAATGTAGGTGGTTTACTTGGACCAATTATTTCTGGTAGTTTAGGTGAAAAGGTAGATTGGCATTTGGGATTTTTATCAGCTGGAATTGGAATGGCAATTGGTATTTTAGTATTTTATTTTGGAAGTAAATCCCTTCCCAATTCCATTTGGGAAAAAACAAAAAAAACAAGTCAAACTCTTACGGACGAAAGTTCTACATCACTAAATGTTTCCGAGAATGAGGTGATGTCAAAAATTGCACTGATTGGACTTCTTTCTTTTTTTAGTATTTTTTTCTGGATGGCATTTGAACAGATGGGTTCTTCTCTTAATTTGTTTGCCTTACGCCATACAGATAGAAGTGTTTTTGGATTTGAAATCCCTGCTTCCATCTTACAATCATTAAATCCCTTGATGATTCTGGTTTTTGGACCTTTAGTTTCTCTCCTTTGGAGTTCTCTTTCCAAAACCAATCGAAATCCAAACCCAATCTTAAAGTTTGTCATCAGTTTGTTTTTCCTCGGGGTTGGATTTTTGGTGATGGTATTTGCCGCAAACAAAGCCGAAACGGGAGTCTCTGTTTCCCTCTTCTTTTTAGTATTTGTCTATTTTTGGAATACATTGAGTGAACTTTGTCTTTCACCTGTTGGACTATCGTTTGTTAGTAAAATGGCTCCAACAAAGTTTGCTTCATTTCTAATGGGCACTTGGTTTTTAAGCACAGCCTTTGGTCATTATGCAGCGGGCATTCTTTCTGGTTACCAAAGAGAATGGGGCAGTATGGCTCATTTTTATGGGCTCTTTGTGATTGTCTCTTGGTTTGCTTCTCTGATTCTATTTGGAATTTACCTTTGGAAAAAAAAATCAATCCTCCCATTATTGGAATCAGAAAAAACGAGAAAATTGGACTCATCTTCACCTATACGTGTTTCCATCGAAACCTAA
- the lpxC gene encoding UDP-3-O-acyl-N-acetylglucosamine deacetylase, whose protein sequence is MQTAIHRKTIQNSITLKGIGVHSGKVVTLRLHPAEANTGLIFYLYRGTQKIRIPVSLDHVVDTSNATTIGDGSSNRVQTIEHLLAAVHTLGITDCIFEIDSVEVPIMDGSSLPFWEGIRSAGIRVLDETVEPITITNPIWVVDGDKYLVMLPSDELKVTYSIDFNHPLLRGQSYTTTLDESILGTDILPARTFGFLKDVEALQARGLAMGGSLDNAVVLTDDGYLNDHLRYDNECVRHKILDLVGDLAVMGRPFRGHLIASKAGHALDISLAKCIMSQVTGNELTQYKSKRIPLFSKKEAAR, encoded by the coding sequence ATGCAAACGGCAATCCACAGAAAAACGATCCAAAATTCGATAACACTCAAAGGAATTGGCGTCCATTCTGGAAAAGTGGTGACCCTTCGCCTCCATCCTGCTGAGGCAAATACCGGACTTATCTTTTATCTCTATAGAGGCACCCAAAAAATCAGAATCCCAGTTTCTCTCGACCATGTGGTAGACACAAGTAACGCAACTACCATTGGTGATGGTAGTTCCAATCGGGTCCAAACGATCGAACACTTACTTGCAGCAGTTCACACGTTAGGCATTACCGATTGTATCTTTGAAATTGATTCCGTTGAGGTTCCAATTATGGATGGATCCTCCCTTCCATTTTGGGAAGGCATTCGTTCTGCAGGGATTCGTGTCCTAGACGAAACCGTGGAACCCATTACCATCACAAACCCCATTTGGGTCGTTGACGGGGACAAATACCTCGTGATGCTCCCTTCTGATGAATTAAAAGTCACTTATAGTATCGATTTTAACCACCCTCTCCTCAGAGGACAATCCTACACCACCACACTTGACGAATCCATTTTAGGAACAGACATCCTTCCTGCGAGAACATTTGGGTTTTTAAAAGATGTGGAAGCCCTCCAAGCGAGAGGACTTGCTATGGGAGGATCCCTGGACAATGCAGTGGTTCTCACCGATGATGGTTACCTCAACGACCATTTACGTTATGATAATGAATGTGTTCGCCATAAAATCCTAGACCTAGTGGGAGATTTAGCAGTGATGGGTCGTCCTTTCCGAGGTCACCTCATTGCATCCAAAGCAGGGCACGCTCTCGACATTTCCCTTGCTAAATGCATCATGAGCCAAGTCACTGGAAACGAACTCACACAATACAAAAGCAAACGGATTCCTCTTTTCTCTAAAAAAGAAGCCGCGCGGTAG